The Nicotiana tabacum cultivar K326 chromosome 5, ASM71507v2, whole genome shotgun sequence sequence TTCAGACGCCTGATAAGTTAGATAAGAAACTTTTCAGTCAACAGAAAAGGATTGTCCAACAACAGATTCACTACAAGCACAAGTGCTTGGTTATATGCAACAAGGGGGAGCTTTCACTCAAGACTTTACAAGCTCATTTAAGGTCAAACAGAAACTGAATATTGGTCATAAAAGAAAACGGAACTCTGCGAGTAGCCCAAGTAACTGGTAGTAGCCTTCTTTTCCACCcatccacacacacacacacacatatgtaAAAAGTACATATGACTGGAACACAATAAGGAAACATCACAAAGGAGAACTTACAGGAAAACAAGATTTTTCAACTTTCCCAGTGAAGGAGGGATTGTCCCTGAAATATTATTGTTGTACAGATCCAGACTGATAAGGCTCTTCAAGTTACCAAGCTCTTTAGGGATGGTTCcctgaatattatttttgtaaagcTCCCTGAAGCAGCAAAACAATTACATCATGTATATGATTCCTTGAAAACCAATAGAGTCACTGACGGAAATGGCAAGTcaattcaagatttaaaatagttaCTCACAAATACTGTAGATGTTCGAGCTTTCCAAGTTCAGGTACCAAATGACCAGATAGCTTTGAGTTGCCAAGGTCCCTGCAGAAATGTTACCACCCTGAGATACTTCAGATTTGTAATGACTACGGGGCAAAAATAAAGCAAACCACTCCTCTTTTGAATTTCTCCACTTTTTTCAGGCAAACATTTAAGAGAAAAGGGAGTGAGGAATAAAGGGAAGTTTCTCCCATTAACCTGCGGAGGATAACTAGGAGACGTGTAATTTAACCTTAAGGAAAGACCAGTTGATTGCACGAAAATTTAGCATCTCACAAGTCATACCTAATTAGAAAGGAATTTTTTCTTTGACACTACAGTTACTCGGTATAAATATAACTACTTCAGGTTTGCAAATTGACATGAATCTTTGTACACAAGGAACGTCAGGCTGAGCATCTCAAGTTTTCCCATGTATGAATCTGAAACTAATTTCTCTCTCGACCAAGCCATCATGTTTAAGAAGATATAAGAAAGTTTTCCTCTTGCATCTCAATAAACTAGGTTTTTGTCTTATTCGTATTTATAAGTCTTCTGTTATAGATAAGGAGTCCTATCAACATACAAATCCATCCAGTAACATATAGGTGTTCCATAATCAACTAATAAACCGGAAATGCAACTCTAAGACATacaaaagggcagcccggtgcactaagctcccgctatgcgcagggtccggggaagggccaaaccacaagggtctattgtacgcagccttatctTGCATTTCTACatgaggctgtttccacggctctaAGACATACAACCTATCATAAACATTTTATAAGTATAATATATCATAAACATTCCAAAGTTTAGCCAATAAAATGATCATTTGACAAAAAAAAAGTTATGTCAGAAAATGGCCCTGCTTGATCCAAGATTTCTCAAAACTTTAGTAAGGCACCTTTATAGAACCACTGCCACCAATCAACTACCTTTAAAGCACAAGgattttacacatttttttaATGAAGAGGTATTAATAACAAAAGCATCCAGAAGATGCATAGATtacaaaataaagaagaaggattTTACACACTTCAAAACAAAAAAATCTCCTAAACTCTACCAAAGGTTTACATCCACAAAAGATAAGAAACACAAGAAGGACAAAGATCATTAACAAATCACACTTCTCCATCTTTAGCATATAGATCATAGATACACATCAAGATAAGAACTTCGCGTAAGTGAAACTAGTGTAAATACCGATACCCTTTTCACCGTGGAAAAGGAATCACTTTGCTACtaatttcaaaacaaagactTGTTAGCTATTAAGTCAAGTGAAAGCTTAAATTTTTAACAAACTTCAAACCTACAAAGAAACTAACCAACAACCACCACCACCTCAATCTCAAAACTAATTGAGATGGCTATATGAACCCTCTATATAAATTCCACTCCAATTGGACCTATTTCACTCGAATAATAATTTATCTAACAAAATAATTAATGATTATCGTACTTTAAATCCCAGGCTTATCACTAAACTAAAAGGTCATACAAATCTCTAACCAGAGTAAAATAGTAAGTAGCAAATCCAGCCTCTATGAGCAAATTAAACCAAATTTAGACTATGTCTACATATATGccaaaaaaatcttttttcaaaatttgtgtctttctcaaaagaaaaaaattgtgtGTTCcaatatatacatacacacacaaatATGTATTGTAAATTATATATTAGGCTGCATCCTTTCTGAACCCAGTGACGCTTAGATCAGTCCCTCGGCAAACACAAACATACAAATCGACTAATTAAATAATAGCACACACAAAAgcagtaattaaaaaaaaaaaaaaaaagaagaaattttgagaCATACACACGAGTGACGTGGTTATCGCCGTTGCAAGTAACATGAAACCAAGTACAAGGGTTTACAAGATTCGGATCCCAGCTCTGGAGCACGTTATCCGGGTCGGATAAGCTCCGACGGAGGGCGTACAAAGCATCCCCTTCTGAATTTCCCCTAACACTAACAGCTAGAGCAAGTACAATTACCAAAAAGCCCAAACTCTGGGTTTCAATAACAGTTGCCATGGTTCTTTCTACACAAAAGCTGAAATATTAGATTTTGAGGTGAGATAATTTGTAGGGAGTAGACCcagatgaagaagaaaaagggaaaggaagaCTGGAAGAAATGAGGAGAGAGGGGAGTAAAAGATCGGTTTTGGGAATGACAGCGAAAGGGGGAaaagctgggtgggtgggtggagCGGGGGTGGGGCGGGTGCGGTAGGGAATCTTTTCTTCTCTCCACTTAGCTTTCTTTGCGTTTATAAATTGCAAAATAGTCACACATAAAACAATTTGTCAAATCCAATTTATAACTTCGCAATCGATGCGATTCATAAGTCGAACCTATTTTTTTTGTCACTcccctttttaaatttgaaaataatttaacttgaatttttaattctatttttaatgaaaattttttataaccacacaaatatcacTCATACAAGTTCAAATAAATTGAAACGGGGAATAGTtaatatgatagaaatacaaATTATTTCTGTGCTTTTCTTTTTGCAAATTTTATTTTGGGACCATTTCTGTTGTATTTCAAAAAtgcaatttaaaatatattttgaaattcGATTTCATCTAACGTCGAGATGCATATAGAGCCcatttcaaatatatattttgcatagTTTTGAGATTCTCATAAAAATTATGTGCAATTGTCAGCTAAAACTATAcatttggaaaaggaaaaaaaactctAACTTAtatccccccacccccaccccacaacccccaaaaccaaaaagaaaactCCATTTTTAGTGTTCGAGTCTGAGAACTTTGAGTAGGAATAAACGGATCCTATTCATCCCCATCTTTTTTGATGatgttttgaaatattattttaataacaGGTGAATGTCGTTCCTTAAATTAAAATCTCGAGTTTACTTTTTGAGCATAAGGAATTTTAGAAATGAAATGCTTTATCACCTTAATATTTTCTCGATGCGAATTTtaattaactgaacaagtgaatTTCGAGTGCAAAATacttaaatgcaaaaaataaaaataatcaagACTCAATTTGGAGCGAGTCGActttaaatatattttcaatatttatttgGTTCCATCTGAACTCTTTTCATTCTAATTACAGTAAAACTATGTTACTTTGACTGTCTAAAGAAGATTACAAAGATTCAAACATAACTCAGAAATTGAATTTCTCAAATTTTTTAAATGAGGTTGACATAAGTTAGAAAATAATAAGACAGAAAGAGTAGTTTATAATTTTTTTGCTGTTCCATAATGTTAAATAGAAATTTACTTTTTATTCATATTTGCTATTATTGCAAAAGTTACATTTGTCTAATTATATTATTCAAATCTCAAATTAACCAAAAAGTTGATTTAATCTAGGTGACATTTATTTAAACAAACTAGAGTATGATTTATACAcaatatattttctaatttatcTAATAAAATTATATGGATTTAAGAGGGAAGGATCATTATAATGTCAGTAGAAGAAATGAGTAAGATTATAATTGGTGATAGTAAAAACAAAGTTTGCTAATGTGCTACCAAGAAGGACCAATCATTAGCTTTTCTTATGTCAATTATCTCTAAAGAGACAAAGAATTATAGCCACCTGTCTGTTCCCcctttttatgtaaaaaataaggaaaaataatttaGAGATATATTTTAAGAAATTATTTGAAGACAAATGTTGCAGTATATCATAAACTGCACAAATAATTTGTTATTGTAACCTGTACACGTTCTCTTATTAGACATCTTTGAAGTTAAAACACaagtaaaaattttaaaaacttgtTTGAAGAGTATTTCAAGAAATATAATGAATTTTGCTCTTAGATTTTTCACCTTTTTCTCTCAATGAAATACATATGCAAGTACAACTCAATTAACAAATACTAGTTTTCAACTTTAACTACTGATACttattttccaaacttcaaccaaatattgtTCTAAcctgaatttaaaataatttttataactttttaagATGCTAGCCCAAAGAAAATGTATAACACTTTTTATTTGTCTAAGTCATGATAGACAGATTTATCGGTTATTTATATTGATgattgataaaaaataataaatatttcgTAAAATTAACACTAcgattataatataaaaataaaaaggtataGTACCCTAGGCACTATGTTATACTGTTTATGATTTGAAAGCATATTAGTTAGTGTTTTGGCTTTTTCCTTTGATTAGTGGGTTAGGAAGACCGAATCGTGTTTGGCTTTTTTCCAAGTCAACTTTGGTATTAATATACTTTGTGGTTCTTTCTAAAATCATGATCCTTTTTCTTTAACGTGTTTTCTACTGTCATCAAATTAAACTCGTCAATCTGTCAACCAACGTACTACACTAGTCGTATTTATTTTCTTGGTCCAAGTTGGAGGCCAAGAAACGGCCAACAAAGCATATACCAAATTTCCATCATGAAGAGAAAGATTtaaattttgtttatttgtagATTCCTTAaaatgtttttttctttctttttaataacTAACTGGTATTCGGAATTAGTGAGTGTTTACCTCGAAagtacgagtaacaattaaatttgatttgtggttttaaaaatatgtgatttagttcaataccaattaataatcaagaaataagaagtagaaatgaaatagacaagtgaatcaaaccaatgttactcaGCTGCAGTGACTTCGAGGTAGGCTTAGGATAATAAGaataattaagtaataaaagCAAAGTAAGAACAGTAGAGCTAAACGACAATGCTGATGAACAGTAGGCGAAAaggtagagagtatattctttgctcaatgataagatgatgttacaaatgattggggtcccctttgtATAATAGGGGAATCCCTAAGtaaggtatatttctatttacagtaaggaatattcttggtacagctgtctaaccgcctagtacagaATCATACAATCTTATTCCGAGATTTGCGCCATGAActtggggacgtggcaggaatctagTTCATTCTGTTACAAACCCATAAAGGTACTATTTCGGGGTCGAGCACACTCGGCCTCGGTATTCCTCGAATTCCTATCTCCGGGCATTGCACTCTGTCTTCGAGCTCGAGTCTCGTCCACCAGTTTCGAACTCGACCTCGCCTGGACTCGGGCCTAGGACGAAACCTCGAGCCTATAAATCGGGGGcatatgattttgaccgtatacagatagtccccgcatttcttagaataAGGTGATAAGAAACAATTTGAACCTCAATTTTCCCGAGCCTCTTATGATGACGTCATGCCCGTGACGTAAGTGCTTGAAGTGATCGGAAATATTATGTCAGCACGCTTTCCCAAAACATCAAATGCGCGCCAGCACTGGTCGACCACTAGCACCGCCGAACCGTCGTCGCCTTTCTATAAATATGAGGCTACTCTGTTGAACAAAGAGTTGTACTCATTTCATCTTCATTTACTTCGATTCATTcccttctttatttctttctctaATCATCTATTTCCATGGTTCGAACCTGCGaccatggcaacaactttaccagttacgccaaggctccccttttAAAAGCTTCGATTCGAAACAACGAGAGAAGGGCGCAGAATCCTTCCCACATCAGAAAATATATGAACTTCACCCTGTTGCTCATCTTTTttaacttcaacctggtgtggcacttcattcCTTTTGCATTCCATGGAGTGAGGTGACACTAtcatctactaacttttgcatccTACACCGGTACAACGTCCCAAGAATGAATATTCTTGGATCGTTGCTCATGCATCTTGCAACCcttttttggtttttcttgtgATAGAAGGTGAAGCTACATCTTCTTGTCTTCCCTTTTGGTCTTATTCTTTTGCCGCTCTTTTTTAACGGACTATGGCCTAAAATTTTAACAGAATGCTCAACACCCACTGCTGGAATATAGTTACATTTATCGAGGGTTTTCTGCCCTAAACTTCTTCAAACATACAAACATTTCCAAGGATCAAAATGGGGTTCCCGGGAAGGAGGTTCCCGAAGATGCCGCTCTCGAGGACGTGGCTCTAAAATTAGATTAGGTTTTTGGCTtttgtttttttgcttttttgttcTTGTGTAAGGATGttgtaaatatattttgtaaCCATCTCTTAGAAATATAAAAGGATCTCTTTGTCTCATTTTTGGCTCGTGTTGAATTCCATTCCGTCtttatttgtgaaaaatttgattGCATAACTTTAGTGATTAGTCCGAGTACCAGACTTAGAACATAAtgaacccttaggtttttaatcGATCAATATAATACCCCTTAAGGTTTTTGTTAATCCTCGAGCTAAGCTTAAATTGATTTGATGCGAGCTCGGGACATCGGGATTCCTgagtccgagttgagtgagagcaaggtttcgaatttgaaataaagttagcccttagaCTTCGTAAACAATAcccgagtgagaattttctcaaaatcgggtagcccttgggcttaatagtcgagtgagcacttgctcgaactcgaaataaagctGTCCATTAGACTTTTttatagtccccgagtgagaattttctcaaactcgggtagcccttgggcttagtagtcAACTGAgcgcttgctcaaactcgaaataggTCGATAAGAAGCGAGTTAATCTTCGATGCCTTGATCCTGATGCCAATCTCGTGATGTCAGTGGCTGAAGTGACTGAAAGGTTGTTTTTCGTGCGATTCCTAAAGTCAATAATTGGAGGTGACTGTTGGTTGGCTTTTTGGTTTCCTCAGTACGCTTAAATGGCCTCTATAAATAGATCAACTTCACAATCATGCAAACTTTATTCTCATATTGTTCTCAAAGTCCTATTAGCTCTTTCAAGTTCCCTGAATTCTCCCCTTTCTTCTATTAGCTCTTACTTTATTACCAACATtctctattttctttgatttatgCATTATAATGGCTAAGACCTCTAAATCGGTTCCCcaagaaaaagcttcttcatcTTCTCGACCGACCAAGAGTAAAGCGGTAGTGCCCCCTTGTATTGAGGAGTGCATTCCCCCACCATGTGAAATAATATCCGATTTTAAGATCGAGAAACCTGTATCGACACCAGGCTGATGCGAGCCATGTCTCAATATGTCTGTTTGATAACTAAGGACGAGCTCGTACAAGTAAAGAAGGACGACAAGTGGGAGAATAAAGAAGTAGTGATCCCTTCCCCCGAGGAGGATATCACTACATATAAAGTGGGGTACTTAAGCGTGTATATCAAGTAACGCTAGTTCAAATCTACCCTTCATTTTGGCGAATCGTTCATTTGATCAGGTTCTTTTCGAGTCAGGTCGAGGGGATGTGTTATACCCTCAACCATTTAATCTGACTGTATAGTCCTCTACTTTATTGCAGTGGCTTGATAAAACTGCAATACCGATCCTTGAAATCTCTCTTCTCTAGTATTGATGAGGATAAAGACTGAGGGTGGATGAGCCGGTTTGTCCGAGTCAGGACCTCCGACCTGATTCCTGTTGATTAGATGTCATTCCCCAAATAGTGGAAAATGAAACGTAAGTACATAGTAAGTTTATACATTGCTTTCTCGTCCTTTTCTCGGCTTTAACTTTTCCCTTGATCTAACACCTTTCCGATGGCGCAGCTACTGCTTGGTTTCCTGGTGCGATCCCGGACCTTAAAGGTTGGGTCCGAAAACTAGCTTCCGCTTCCTCGTATTCGAAGCGTTGATGGCGAGATTTGGCCAAGGGCCGATGAGAGgctaaaaatcatgttgagtTTTCTTGTTTGTTCACTTGTATTTCTTTGGTGGAATACTTACTTCGTTTTTGTGCAGGTCTTGGAGACGCCGTTATTATGCGGCCGGCCACGGCTGGTGAAGAAGAGATCCTAAAGCCtcctaaagaaaagaaaagaaaaagggggtCGCTTGCAAATCCCTCGAAACCCAAGAAAAGTGCGGTTCGAAAGTCCAAGGCCGATACAGTGGCCCTATCTCCGGAAATGGTCCAACACCTTCGGGAtcaagaggaagaagaagatgacaaCTGCCTGTTGGTAGCTCGTAAAAGAGGAAATACTAGTGCTTCAAAGTCTGTCGAACCAGTGGTGGCTAATGCGGTTCATTCTAGAGCCGAAGAGATCTCCGAGGGGATTTCAAGCAAAGTCCCCGAGCCATCGGGCAGTAAAAATGCACCTCACCTTGGAGGCCATTTGGAGGGCGAGGGCGAGGGTGAGGGGCCCGATCCCGATCCCTTTCAAATAGAAGAGAATGCCCCGAGTGGATCACTTGGGGTAATCATTGTGGATGACTCTCCGCCTGGTCCCGAGTTCTCCAAGGGGAAAATTCGAGATGCTCAGAACATGAGATCTTCTGAAGTGGGGGCGAGCCACGAAGGGCATGACATTTTTCGAGAATGCCTCGCAGGGATTGAATATGGCCCCGACCCAGATGATTCTTTTATCTTTTATGAGGCTCATCGGCTCTTCAAACAAGTGAGTTTTTTGTCTTTTTGGATTACACCTACGctttgtttttgctatttttagTCTAACTTTCCCCCTTTTTATGAAGGTTGTGGTGCTCCATAACAGGGCATTTTCCAAGTCTCGATCTAATCTTGCTCGATGTGAGGCTGAGCTTAAGAAAATCTCGAAAAAGATGGACAGTCTTAAAACTATTTATGTCAAGAAAGAGGAGGAAATCAGCGGTCTTCGAGCCGAATTGGCAAAGGCTTGCCAGCAACGAAACAAGCTTACTGAAAAGGTAATATTCCCTCTGAAGCTTTGTTATGGGCCTGCCCGATCAGGCTTCTAACACTTCCACTTTGCAGTTTCAACAAAAGAGGGAGCTGGTGGAGCAACTTCGTGAAGAGCTCAAGATGAAGGAGGCCGACACCCTAGGGTGGAGGCAAGGCATGGACATTCTTGCCTCCGAGAAAGAAACTCTTCGGGAGTAGCTGGCTTCACTCGAACGACAGCTTCAAAGTGTTAAGGAGGAGAACCTGGCTCAAGGCCGCAAAATTAAAGAGCTTAAAGTTGAGTCCGTTGTTGAGCtggccaaggccaaatctgatgtTGAGGCAATTATATCTTTGTATCGAGCCGACACTGAAGCAGCTAATGCTCGTGCAAAGGAGATCTCTTTTGTGGCTGAAGTTAAGTTATCAAGTGCACTCGACCACGCTAAGCGACAGTCCCGGAGGGTAACCCTCGGGGAGGTACATGCTCACGACTTCGATCTCTCAACCGATATTGAAAGAGTGAAGATTTTGGAAGAAAAGGCTGCCACTCTGCTTTTTGATGAGGATGATTCAGCCAGTGGCTCTGAGAGTGGAGGGGACGAAGACGAAGTCCCTGATGGTTAGGCTCTCGAAGATGCGGCTCCTGAAGATGCATCTGCTAAAGATGTGACCTCGAAGTAGTTTTAggtttccttattttgttttcatgtttttgtgtaaggacccctcgtgggtgTATATAAATATCTTTTGGAAATACAAAGGAACTCTTTGTTTCAACCTTGGCTTGTGATGAATCCCATTTTGTCTTTATTTATGGATAATTCAATTGTACAACCCAAATAATTGGTTTGAGTATTGGTTTGAACTTAGAACATACTGGACCCTTAGGTCTTTATCGATAGATATAATAATCCTCGAGCTAAGTTTAAATCGATTTGATGTAAGCTCGGGATATCGTGACTCTTgagtccgagttgagtgagaacaGGGTCTCGAAATCTATATGTATTGGCCCTCAGGCTCTTGTAGTTTGGCCCTTAAGCTCTTTTAgttcggcccttaggctctttaagttgggccaATTCGGCCTCTAGAATGGCTATataattttttcctcttttcagCTAAAAGACTTAGTAAATTTTTTGCATGTCTTAGCATGTGGTTTTCTGTATCCATTTGGGTTTGTCGAAAGTTTGACGTATCAAAACCTTATTAGTAATTAGTTTGTGTAAACATAatcgaatacctcttgaggtttttTGGAAGGCTGATATTTATCAAAGCCTTTAAATTATTCGAGGGCTGAATTTATCGAAAGccctttatattttgcttttgctAAGGGTAGCCTAATTTAACCGATTAATTTaaagtgtttgaaggcctttaatttatggCGAAAGTCAGACGTCTCCGAGATGCATtattttggtcgtagccttttacaCGACCATAGTCTTTAATATGAccgtagccttcgggtatgtcacttggacttgtttcccgataacttttcaaacttatttgaaaagttagtccccgagtatatTAGCCTTGGCCTTTGTTTTGGGGGATGCCTCTTTGAAGTTTTATGAGTCCGAGTTTTTGGTGACTCGGATGCATTGActgtcgatgacagtccccgagtattcgggggTGCTTTTATGCTTTGGCTCTTGAGCAGTTTCCCGTAGGATTTTAAGTGTAGAGCTCGTATAATAGTAgacttctttgagacacaaagtgttttTGATATAAATAGAATGATTCTTCAAATAATTGatacatgtgtacatgttttTCCGTCAGGACTCGACTATTTTGTGTGGACACAGCTCATCTGatcgtttggcccattacaaagttttcctatcgAGGCCCTATTAGGCGTGAAgtattttttcttgaaaatataacctccgagggtgatgccccccagtattcgaggttgatttaaaagaatctttggatattgttgagttctccttagatagcacataattgttgcctcattaaaaaccttgccgataaaatccatttgggacaaaatccgatctaagggaaaaagagtgcaacacatgctttaaaacTTAAGGCCTTCGTGTAAAAAAGGTGTCTTCGAGATCGCTTACCTTCGATAGCTTTGAGCGAAAATCTCTAATAAGTTAGTTTTGAACTCAAATGGACAAAggataaagtcataccttagcagtagtatcgtttcaccttccattgtgctaagtttTTTAGATCCTTTACCGACAACTCTGAGGACTCGGTACAGAGCTTCCCAATTCagcctagtttcccttcattagggtctcgagtattgagggtgacctttcgtagaactaagtccccgattccaaactgtcgaaggttggcccttatattgtagtatctttcgatcctttACTTCTGCGCGGTCATCCGAACAAGTGATgcttctcgcttttcatctaaTAACTTGAGGCTAACATTCATGGTTTCGTGATTTGACTCCTCCAATGCATGTCAAAGCCTGGCGCTGGATTCTCCGACCTCAACGGGGATGAGGGTTTCGGAACCATATACTAGAGAAAACGGGGTGGCCCCCATGCTAGACTTCGATGTTGTCCGATATGTCCAAGGGACCCTGGGTgaaacttctctccattttccctttgcaTCGTCTAACCTTTCCTTcatgttttgaatgatagttttgtttgttgactcggcCTGTCCATTTCTAGTCGGGTGGTACGGTGTTGATAAAATCCTATTTAGTTCATATGCTTCGAGGAACTCCGTTACCTTGCTGCCAATGAATTactttccattatcacatacaatctcgacAGGTATcctgaatcggcatatgatgtggtcccagataaagtcaataacttctttttctcggaTCTTCTCAAAGGCTTGCGCTTCCACccactttgaaaaataatcagccataaacaaaataaattcagTTTTACCTGGGGCCGTTGGTATGTAGCTCATGCATTATTTAGCCTAAAGGGCATTACGTTGTAGCAATAAGTTCCGAATTTAGTAATAAACGAAgccttttcctggtcctccgggttcatctaaatctgattgtacccggagtaggcatcgagaaaagttagggtctcgtggccagccgtggcatcgatcatacgatcaatgtttggcaaggggaaagAATATTTTGGACATGCtttattcaagtccttataatctaggcacattctaagtttgtttcctttttaggAATTataactacgttggctaaccactcggggtactttacctcccgaatagatcctattttaagaagtttggttacctcgtcttttatgaaagcatgctttacctcgggttgaggcctccttttttgcttcaTTAGTTTGAACCTGGGATTGGTGCTTAGCTGATGCGTGGTGATTTCCGGCGGAATTCccgtcatatctaaatgggaccaagcaaagcaatctatattatcaataagaaattaaatgagttttttcctgagttcgggggtcaatccTGTTCCCAGGTATAACTTTCTCTCGGGCATGTATTCAATCAAAATGACATGTTCCAGCTCCTTGATAGTTGATTTGGTTGCATCAGGTTCTTCGAGAACGACAAAGGTTCGAAGAGTAAGGCAATCCTCGTCTTCGTCTTCGATTACCTGTTGTTCCGACTCCATCGAGGCTGGAGGTGGTGATCGCTATTTGGTTGTCTGCTTACCCTTGGTGCTCGATTTCTCCGAGGTCAAAGGCTCTACTATCGGCACCACTTCCTCgattgcaaacatctcttttgcagCATGTTGCTCTCCATAGACCGTTTTCGCTCCTTCTTCTGTTGAGAATTTCATTATCTGGTGAAGAGTtgaaggcactgccctcatgttgtgtatacATGGTCTCCCAAGGagtgcgttatacctcatgtcaccttcaatTACATGGAATCTAGTGTCTTGTATGGTCCCAGCTATGTTTACTGGCAAGACAATCTCTCCCTttgttgtttcgcttgccatgttgaagccattcagGACCCGAGGTGCAGGtacaatttgatcttgtaggccgagttgttccacgaccctcgatctgattatgtttgtagagctacctggatccactaaaacacattTAACTTGGATTTTATTTAAAATGATAGAGATTACTAGTGCGTATTTGTGAGGCTGAGATATGCCTTCTGTTTCCTCATCAAAGAACGA is a genomic window containing:
- the LOC107777120 gene encoding leucine-rich repeat protein 1, translated to MATVIETQSLGFLVIVLALAVSVRGNSEGDALYALRRSLSDPDNVLQSWDPNLVNPCTWFHVTCNGDNHVTRVDLGNSKLSGHLVPELGKLEHLQYLELYKNNIQGTIPKELGNLKSLISLDLYNNNISGTIPPSLGKLKNLVFLRLNDNQLTGPIPRELSSVSSLKVVDVSNNNLCGTIPTSGPFEHIPLNNFEHNPRLEGPELLGLASYDTNCS